From Entelurus aequoreus isolate RoL-2023_Sb linkage group LG22, RoL_Eaeq_v1.1, whole genome shotgun sequence, one genomic window encodes:
- the krt94 gene encoding keratin 94, which produces MQSSYSISSGGPAMMSRQNYSYSTRAAPRAQSLSGLSFGGPRISSATMRTVSSGYGGGYGSGAGTFDLSHALDQNTVQLNEKATMQNLNDRLASYLEKVRSLEAANAKLEMQIREYYEQKGPAAERDYSNYWAIINDLKDKIMGATIGNANILLQIDNSKLAADDFRTKYEHELMMRQSVEADIANLRRLLDQTTLTKADLEMQIEGLQDELAYLKKNHAEELAAMRSQLSGNVNVEVDAAPQQDLSRILEEMRTQYESITDKHRRDQEAWFNEKSAALSKEVTISTETIQTTKTEVGDLRRTLQGLEIELQSQLSMKGALENTLGETESRYSAMLANFQSTINMLEGELANVRASIEQQGQDYRMLLDIKTRLEQEIATYRSLLDTEESRPIVSGSTKTTVTKTTVRSSS; this is translated from the exons ATGCAGTCCAGCTACAGCATCAGCAGCGGCGGGCCAGCGATGATGTCCCGGCAGAACTACAGCTATTCAACCAGAGCCGCCCCGAGGGCTCAGAGCTTGTCCGGACTGAGCTTTGGGGGTCCTCGCATCTCTTCTGCCACAATGCGCACCGTCTCCTCCGGGTACGGCGGCGGCTACGGATCCGGAGCGGGCACCTTCGACCTGTCCCACGCTTTGGACCAGAACACCGTTCAACTGAACGAGAAGGCCACCATGCAAAACCTGAACGACCGTCTGGCCTCCTACCTGGAGAAAGTGCGCTCCCTTGAGGCTGCCAACGCTAAGTTGGAGATGCAGATCAGAGAGTACTACGAGCAGAAGGGCCCTGCAGCCGAGAGGGACTACAGCAACTACTGGGCCATCATCAACGACCTGAAGGACAAG ATCATGGGCGCCACCATCGGCAACGCAAACATCCTCCTCCAGATTGACAACTCCAAACTGGCTGCCGATGACTTCAGAACTAA ATACGAACACGAGCTGATGATGCGCCAGTCTGTTGAGGCCGACATCGCCAACCTGCGCCGCCTGCTTGACCAGACCACTCTGACCAAAGCGGACCTGGAGATGCAGATCGAGGGCCTGCAAGATGAGCTGGCTTACCTCAAGAAGAACCACGCCGAG GAGCTGGCAGCAATGCGATCACAGCTCTCTGGCAACGTCAATGTGGAGGTTGACGCCGCACCCCAGCAGGACCTCAGCAGAATCCTGGAGGAGATGCGCACGCAGTACGAATCTATCACCGACAAACACCGCCGCGACCAGGAGGCTTGGTTTAACGAGAAG TCGGCCGCCCTGTCTAAGGAAGTGACCATCAGCACAGAGACCATCCAGACGACCAAGACAGAGGTCGGGGACTTGAGACGCACGCTGCAGGGTCTGGAGATCGAGCTGCAGTCTCAGCTCAGTATG AAAGGGGCGCTGGAGAACACGTTGGGAGAGACGGAGTCTCGCTACAGCGCTATGCTGGCCAACTTCCAGAGCACCATCAACATGCTGGAGGGGGAACTAGCCAACGTGCGCGCCAGCATTGAGCAGCAGGGCCAGGACTACAGGATGTTGCTGGACATCAAGACCAGACTGGAGCAGGAGATTGCGACCTACAGGAGCTTGCTAGATACCGAAGAGTCCAG GCCAATTGTCTCAG GGAGCACTAAGACCACAGTCACAAAAACCACTGTGCGCAGTTCCAGCTAA